In the Corythoichthys intestinalis isolate RoL2023-P3 chromosome 18, ASM3026506v1, whole genome shotgun sequence genome, tcactagctgtctagctttggaaaaagtagacgcttcggagtgaggacagcgtagacagatttaaatgacagtagagttaaatgcccactacagtccttatgtactgtatattgaatgtacagtggggagaacaagtatttgatacactgccaatgggttttcccattggcagtgtatatatccatcttgtgtcttatctttccattccaacaatttattttacagaatatatatataatttacagaaaaatatggcatattttatagatggtttgaattgcgattaattgcgattaattacgattaattaatttttaagctgtaattaactcgattaaaaattttaatcgtttgattcgccctaaatataatataacataataagaacactattaattagataataaccaaataaccctctatgggttcttcacagaaaaaagccaggaaataaataacacaattaaaaagaaaaaaaaaagaaagaaaaaaaaaaattattattattattattttttacatttttttttgttcagggagccggaccaaatgtggctgcgggccgtagtttggggacccctgatttaaccctttaacgccgaacgtgtcggcagcgacgcgtttacgcatatcgtctttgaagcttcgtcacgctgtaattacatcacccacgtgctgctggttggtctcctttgaaagtgcggaagttgatgtccacaccagtttttaattgaagtcaatcagccaagaaaaacgggagataatgtcatttgagttttatagttttattgcactcataaatatgcattaaaacgctgcatggaccatgtatccatcttcatatttccatcatttcttgtcctttttcaaaaccgaaagcagcacaagagactacttatcccaagtgtcgttgtgatgtcaggaaggacgaaccgaatgtgatcatttttaataaatttccgagcgaggcgccaactattgaaagggaggcatgcgaagcaagcaacggccggtgttgtgccgaaaaatgcacaacaccggtttgtttgagcgagcgactttgaaacgtgcagaatgaatctaaaactacatttagcacaagctaatgcattatttcattaactcaaggaagaagatgagttgtatttgtcgttgttttcctctgatgaatcggcgtctcggcgagtagatgtgacagtagagcgcaaacggcgaaagagtaggctgtgtgacgcagctccctcCGTGACCTCTTCAAGaataagctttattgagtgcgcaaaaaaaaactttattgagtcgcatgcctgaaaaatttgaattcaactacttgtaaataattttttaaatactttttttcaatgttatatatattttttcttcactataatcttttcaatttttatgtagatgtgtgttcgagaagcttgattgcatgtatgtatatacttttgataaggtgatgggtacaacacctaacttcacaaagatatatcttccaaaccctttttgcgtTAGATGATTATATATAGAAAAatgttctcactattttgcacactacacacctgttttgaccatagtatgtgtaaaggccaaaaacgcctatgaccatacctgctgtttgtgttgaattgtcaaacataaaactattcaatcttattttttttctattgaatgtttatcctaacaagttgaataaatattatcaagcttcaaaacggttggtcgagcatgtttggttgtcaatgggacgtcaacattacaaattttgggggaaaaaattgggatttttttgtctttttgggtccaaaatgtggattataattggtcagtgaagaaaacaacagtttagacatgaagttcaaggtgtcctgaaaaaagggacccaatttggccattgtaaacaattttttctttgaaatataaaggcaacatcaaatgcatgcaaattcggccaaaataggcttaggtgttaaagggttaaacgctTTATTCTCTTTGATATATCTTGAACCTGGTACTAGATTATAAAACGTCATGCATGCATGCCAAAGACTATGACATcatttcatgctgaaagacaggATCAACAACAATCCAACTAACTAGATGGAAAGCGTGACACTGCAGTATACACACATTGTTCCAATCGGCGAGACGCAGGTGGGTAGAAAAGATACGTTCCACGTCTAGCGCAGAGGGACGCTATTGCGCTGACGTTCAACCTTCCTCTTTTTTGTGTCTTTCAGACCCGGAGCCAAAAATGAGCTGGGCCTCCTTTTACGCCGTGATTAGTGGCATCAACAGACACTCCACGGGAATCGGTCGCATTTGGCTCTCTGTGCTGTTCATTTTCCGCATCACGGTGCTGGTGGTGGCCGCCGAGAGCGTGTGGGGCGACGAGAAATCCGGTTTTACCTGCAACACCCAGCAGCCGGGCTGCAACAGCGTGTGTTACGACCACTTCTTCCCTATTTCTCACATCCGCCTGTGGGCCCTGCAGCTGATTCTGGTGTCCACTCCggccttgctggtcgccatgcACGTGGCCCACCGGCGGCACGTGGACAAGAGGCTCTACAAGCTATCGGGGAAGAGCAACCCCAAAGAACTGGAGCagatcaaaagccaaaaaattaaaatctccGGCGCCCTCTGGTGGACTTACGTCATCAGCTTGGTATTCCGGGTCACGTTCGAGGTGGTCTTTATGTACGTCTTCTACATGATCTACCCCGGGTACAAGATGATCCGTTTGGTCAAGTGCGACTCGTACCCGTGCCCCAACACGGTGGACTGCTTCGTGTCCAGGCCGACGGAGAAAACAGTCTTCACCGTCTTCATGCTGGCCGTGTCGGGCGTTTGCATTCTGCTCAACCTTGCCGAAGTCTTCTACTTGGTGGGGAAGGCCTGCTTCAAGCGCCTGCACAAAGGGCCTTGGTTCCAACAGAAGCTGGTAGTAGGAAAATAGCTCAGAGACGCTTAGCACTACTAGCGGCCTTAAAGCTAACACAGGGGTTCAAATTCCAATCCGGCCCTCTGAAAGGGTCGTTCAGCCTGAAAGACACATTGTAGCTCATTcataatgtactgtacatacaaaataaattggctcactctcatgtcCGCAGTTACATCcgttcagtcaaaatggacgtctagcactgtcaacagcagccaaagagttaacaaggaagtgatccaaaaaatgcccccaaatcaacaggaagcagcctggaattcaacaggaaatgatcccaaattaacagtaagtgacacatacagtggtatgaaaaagtatctgaaccttttggaatttctgcataaaatcaccatcaaatgtgatctgatctttgtcaaagtcacacagatgaaaaaacagtgtctgctttaactaaaaccacccaaacatttataggttttcatattttattgagaatAATATCCAAACAGTGACAGACGGGGGAaagaagtaagtgaaccatcacatttaatattttgtgccccccgtttggcagcaataacttcaaccagacacttcctgtagctccaTATCAGTCTGgctcatcgatcaggactaatcttggcccattcttctctataaaACTGCTTCAGTTCAGTCTGATTCCTgggatgaatcgctgtcttttggtcatgccccagtctggactttgattaggccactccagaatgtgtattttgttcttctgaaaactttctgaagttgatttaattctgtgctttggatcattgccttgttgcggcatccatcctctttttagcttcaactgtctgacagacggcctcaggttttcctgcaaaacacccagatgaacttttgaattcactctttcattaatgattgcaagttgtccaggccccgaagcagcaaaacagccccaaatcataatgctccctccaccatccttcacggtggggatgaggtgttgatgttgatgagctgttccatttttcctccacacatgacattgtgtgttactcccaaacaattcaaatttggttGCGTCagtttacaaaatattttgccaaaacttctgtggaatgtccaaatgtctttttttgcaaacattaaacgagcaacattttattttagacagcagtggcttcctccgtggagtcctcccatgaacacagtTCTTGGCCGTAGTttgacatatagttgatgtgtgcacagagaaattggactgtgctagtgatttctgtaagcctTTAGCAGACTCtcttgggttcttttttacctctctgagtattctgtgctgaactcttggtgtcatttttggtggacagccactccttgggagagcatcaacagtgccaaactctatttgtagacaacttctctgactgtcgattgatgaacatacaGACTTTTAGTGATCCttcatttcccagctttatacaaatcaatagtgctgcaacgattaatcgattaactcgagtattcgattagaaaaaaagactcaaattaaattttgctgctccgagtattcgtttaatttaagtggcgttgtaatggtttattttgaaagtgtttgcatttagttttattgatttgggtggaatctctgccttctagtctgcctcatttcacatggctgaatccgggtgctccatgttaagacctacATAAGCtacaattttgtttgagctaatgttttttattaccGTGTTCGTAatttaaagttatttttagcttatttttgtgggaatatgtgtctgaaccatttgttaagagcattgtaaaaaaaaaaaattgcattttatagcattcaaactagcgaacttttgctatgtaagtttttgttgtacgtagagcctcatttatttattttttttataccatttgag is a window encoding:
- the LOC130906477 gene encoding gap junction beta-1 protein-like; this encodes MSWASFYAVISGINRHSTGIGRIWLSVLFIFRITVLVVAAESVWGDEKSGFTCNTQQPGCNSVCYDHFFPISHIRLWALQLILVSTPALLVAMHVAHRRHVDKRLYKLSGKSNPKELEQIKSQKIKISGALWWTYVISLVFRVTFEVVFMYVFYMIYPGYKMIRLVKCDSYPCPNTVDCFVSRPTEKTVFTVFMLAVSGVCILLNLAEVFYLVGKACFKRLHKGPWFQQKLVVGK